The Micromonospora violae DNA segment CCGGCTGAACCAGGAATGTGGTGGAAGGCGGGCGTCGGCGTTCCGACGCCCGCCTTCCGCGTCAGGGCCGGGGCAGACGCATGGCCATCGTCGGGGCCTCGGCCATCACCGAGGTCGGGGTGAACGGGGCACCGGTGGGCAGTTCCTCGGCCCGACCGATCTGCACCCCCGGGTACAACTCCACCATGTCGTTCTCGCCCAGCACCCGGGACTGCTGCGGTGCCAGCGGGATCCGGTCCGACTCGGTCATCGAACCGGCCGGGCGGATGCCGGAGCCGTTGGTGCTGACGTCGGTCACGATGACCTCGCCGACGCGCAGCTCGAAGCGGACGTGACCACGGCTGATCCAACGTCGGGCCTCGTCGTTGAGCCACTGCCCGAGCATGATCCCGCCGTCCTGCTCCGGCGCCCGGCCAGCCACCACCGGCTTTTCGTCGGTGAGCACGAACCGCCGCCGGACCAGACCGCCGATGCGCACCGCGAGCACCTCCGTACGCGGACGCGGGCCGGCGTCACCGAGCCGTGCCCCGTGCCGGGGGCAGGTCGGCACCCCGTTGCGCAGTGCGGGCGGCGGCTGCGCGGCGGGGCTGCGGTCGGCACCCCCGGCCAGGTCGGCGAACGCGCCACCCCCACCGCCGCCGCCGAACAGGGCGCAGCCGGATTCCGGGCAGCGCCAGTGGCGGGCCAGCAGTTTGACGCCGGTCGGTGACCGTTTGCCGGCCACCGGCGAGTGACCGCCTCCGACGTGTGCGATGAACACCGGCCCGCCGGCGCCGGGCACCGGGGCGACCACCCGACCGGGCTGCTCGACCAGCCACGGGAACCGACCGCGCAGCCCGTCGA contains these protein-coding regions:
- a CDS encoding FHA domain-containing protein; the protein is MRFEISKVLDAIEGRVCTDPGLARAVVDLAEVIRYQDIDGGRPASLLRLGMVIDALSRELEEDSVQVYAVVHRALLSDADLTSNERMVVRRWADDGLVEVLDNPGDRMLEVADLLGLPVLSRVRFDGLRGRFPWLVEQPGRVVAPVPGAGGPVFIAHVGGGHSPVAGKRSPTGVKLLARHWRCPESGCALFGGGGGGGAFADLAGGADRSPAAQPPPALRNGVPTCPRHGARLGDAGPRPRTEVLAVRIGGLVRRRFVLTDEKPVVAGRAPEQDGGIMLGQWLNDEARRWISRGHVRFELRVGEVIVTDVSTNGSGIRPAGSMTESDRIPLAPQQSRVLGENDMVELYPGVQIGRAEELPTGAPFTPTSVMAEAPTMAMRLPRP